A segment of the Hallerella succinigenes genome:
GTTTTGCCGGGTGAGCATACGACGGCAGAGCTTTTGAAGCTATTCCCGAAGAGCCTGCTCGTGGTGCGCCTGGAAGGCAATTCCGGTTGCAGTGCAATCAGCGGAGAAATGAGTATCGGTGTGCAGGGCATGTATGCGGAAAATGGTCAGATTCTGCATCCGGTGGAAGGCGCGACCTTGAGTGCCAATTTCATCGATTTACTCGGTACTTTGGTCGCGGTCGGTAAAGATTATCCGGAATCCTATACGAGTCGTCAAGTTCCGGCGCTGGCTTTCCCGGAGATTGCGGTTTCCAACTAAAGTTTTGTCATGTTTTTGTAAAGAACGAAACTTTTTCTCCCTTTGCTGCAACCGAATGTTTGCTTTCATCATCTAAAGGGGGAGTAAACGGTAGGTAAATATGAAGATTTATTCCGCGCTTGCAGCAATTTTCCTCGGCTGTTTTTGGATTGCAGCCTGTTCTTCGGAATTCTCGAGTTCCGCTTCTCAGAAGAAAGCTTCTTCTGCAAATGGTAAAACGCGCATGTTGCGCGTTTCCGGCTACATCGCCGTTCCCGATTCGACGTCTGGAACTTATACGGCCAACGGTGAACTTGTCGCCAAGGCGCAGGTCGATTTGAAAGCGGAAGCGTCTGGAAAGCTCGTGAAGCTGTATGCGAAGGACGGGCAGAAGGTTTCCAAGGGAACGCTCCTTGCAAAACTCGATGACGCAGAACTCCAGGCGAATTTGAAAAGCGCAAAAACCGCTTTGGATCTCGCCGAGAAAAAAGCGGCCCGCACCAAGACCCTTTATGGAAAGGACGGTGCGACGGCAGAAGAGCTTGAATCCGCAGAAAGTGCGGTGGAATCGGCAAAGGCTTCGAAGGAGCTGATCGAAGCTCAGCTTCAAAAGACCGAGGTGCGCGCTCCGTTTGCAGGAACGCTCGGCGTTGTGGAAGTTTCGGAAGGCGCCTGGATGACTTCCGGGGCGCAGATTGCGACGCTCACGAATACGAGCGAACTCAAGGTAGAATTTGAACTGCCGCAGCGTTTTTCCCGCTATGCAAATATGGGAGATAAAGTCGTTTTGATCGACACGGAACAGGGAATTAAAGCCGATGCCAAGATCTGCTTTTTGGATGCGACGATGTCGAATACGAGCCGTACCCGTAAGGCACGTGCGCTCTTGAAGAATGCGAATGGCAAATTTTTGCCGGGAACCTATGTACGTGTGAAGCTCGACTTTGGCCAGGGCGAACTCGTGGGAATTCCTGTGCCTTCCGAAGCGGTGACGCTCGATGCGAATGGCGCTTACGTTTTTGTGGTTAAAGATGGCAAGGCGAAAAAGGTGGATGTCCAGACCGGTTTAAGAACCCCGATTACGGTCGATGTGGTACAGGGCCTTTCTGCGGGCGATACTGTGGTGGCTTCGGGCCTTATGAATGTGCGTGACGGCATGGGCATCGAAATCAAGGAATTTTCGAACAACATGAGCTACGGGGTGAATGAATGAGTTTTTCTACGCTTTCCATTCGTCGCCCGGTTCTGGTGACTGTGCTCTCTTTGGGCATTATCCTTATCGGTGCTTTTGGCGCTTCGAATCTCGGCATTCGAGAATACCCGAACGTGGATTCTCCGATTATCACGGTCCGTACCACTTATACGGGCGCAAATGCTGCGGTTGTGGAAACGGAAGTCACCGAAATCATCGAAGCGTCGGTGAACAGCGCTTCGGGCATTAAGTCGCTGACGTCGACGAGTTCCGATGGACGCTCTTCGATTCGTGCAGAATTTGAAGTGGGGACGGACCTTGAAGCGGCGGCGAACGATATCCGTGACCGCGTTTCACGTGTGCAGCGAAAGCTCCCGGACGGTGCCGATGCGCCTGTCGTTTATAAATCCGATTCGGATTCCGATCCGATCTTGATTGCGAGCCTTCTTTCGGATACCCGTGATGCGATGGAACTTTCGGAACTTGCGACGAACGTGGTGAAGGAACGTTTGCAAACGATTCCCGGCGTTTCGGAAGTGAACCTTTGGGGGGCGAAAACGCCGGTGGTGCGCCTTTGGCTTGATCCACTGCGCATGAAGGCGATGGGCGTAACCGCTTCGGATGTTTCATCCGCGCTTTCGGTGGAAAACGAAGAACTTCCGGCGGGCAAAATTGAAGGCCAGACGATGGATCTTTCGATTCGCACGCTTGGTCGTTTGAACAGCCCTTCGGATTTTAATTCGATTCCGGTGAAGATCGCTGCGGACGGTTCCATTGTGAAACTTTCCGATGTGGCGCAGGTCCATTACGAGCCGATGGATACACGAACCGGTTTTAAGCGTAACGGCAAGAACGTGATTTCGGTGGCGGTGATTGCACAGCCCGGTTCGAACCATGTGGCGATTGCCGATGAATTTTACAAGCGTGTGGAAGCGCTTCGCCGTGATTTGCCATCGGATATTCAGATTTTGAGCGGGCTTGATACTTCGGTGAATATTCGTTCTTCGATTCAAGAAGTGATCGAGACTATTTTCATTTCCTTTTTGCTCGTGATTGCGGTGATTTTTCTCTTTTTGCGAGAAGCGCGGACGACGCTCATTCCAATGGTCGTGATTCCCGTTTCGATTGTGGGAAGCTTCTTTGTGCTTTATCTGTTTGACTTTTCGATCAATGTGCTGACTCTTCTTGCGATGGTGCTTGCGATTGGCCTTGTGGTAGATGATGCGATTGTGATCGTGGAAAACATTTACCAGAAGATTGAACGCAATATGTCGCCGAAGGCGGCTGCGGTAGCGGGCATTCGGGAAATCTTTTTTGCGGTGATTGCGACGTCCGTGGTGTTGATGGCGGTGTTCGTGCCGATGCTTGCCTTGGGCGGAACGACAGGGCTTCTCTTTCGCGAATTCGTGGCGGTGATGATCGGGACAGTCGTGATTTCGACTTTCTGCGCATTGACGCTCACGCCGATGCTTTGCTCGAAGATTTTGCGTGTGCAGAATAAGGGTGTTCTCTACAATGCGACCGAGCCTTTCTTTGAATGGCTGAACGAAATTTACAATAAGCTGTTGAACGCATTCCTCCGCGTCCGTGGACTGATCTTTGTGATTATCGGAGCGTTGATGGTGGCAGCCTACTTCTGCTTCACGAACCTTTCTACCGAAATGGCTCCGCAGGAAGACAGCAACATGTTCATGGTGAACATCT
Coding sequences within it:
- a CDS encoding efflux RND transporter periplasmic adaptor subunit, with translation MKIYSALAAIFLGCFWIAACSSEFSSSASQKKASSANGKTRMLRVSGYIAVPDSTSGTYTANGELVAKAQVDLKAEASGKLVKLYAKDGQKVSKGTLLAKLDDAELQANLKSAKTALDLAEKKAARTKTLYGKDGATAEELESAESAVESAKASKELIEAQLQKTEVRAPFAGTLGVVEVSEGAWMTSGAQIATLTNTSELKVEFELPQRFSRYANMGDKVVLIDTEQGIKADAKICFLDATMSNTSRTRKARALLKNANGKFLPGTYVRVKLDFGQGELVGIPVPSEAVTLDANGAYVFVVKDGKAKKVDVQTGLRTPITVDVVQGLSAGDTVVASGLMNVRDGMGIEIKEFSNNMSYGVNE